One window from the genome of Chrysemys picta bellii isolate R12L10 chromosome 15, ASM1138683v2, whole genome shotgun sequence encodes:
- the LOC112060097 gene encoding solute carrier family 2, facilitated glucose transporter member 11-like, producing MSSCLSDLIKYQRLFQIIFVLGIGGSLQVGLQISMITYTSVHVKKFINETWQERYGSPLHHETLMLLWSFIVSVFGIGGLLGSMGSGYLTRKYGKKKCLVCNNLLMLAGAFVMGFSKTAKSFEMILIGRLLCGISAGLCISLHPQYAGEISPKKLRGFANSTIPLFGALGKTLGQIMGQREYLGTESLWPLLMASCGIAALVQLVTLPFFPESPPYLLMHKGDKEGCLKAMKQFWGEGTHQAEIDDMMKEKATMKSTKILSVLELMKEASLRWQLYTIIIIIGTLQICGINTIYVYAFEVLHVAGFDEDIIRYMSLSVSLCELLSSILCSIIIEHFGRKRLLCGGYGIMALILTGLTVTLALQDWFFWMPYCSLCLILLYVIFFGIGPAGATISIRVEIFDQSSRPSAFVIGAALNWVGIFVIWMIFPFIVESLGQFFFLIFMGVLVTSGIFIYLLLPETKGKSITEIQEEFNKLNFRKKYVPAMEKNISEDYTFCTPL from the exons CATGTTAAAAAGTTTATCAATGAAACCTGGCAAGAGCGATATGGCTCTCCTCTTCATCATGAGACACTTATGTTGCTGTGGTCCTTCATTGTGTCTGTCTTCGGTATAGGGGGACTCTTGGGGTCTATGGGCAGTGGATACCTGACTAGAAAATATGGCAA AAAGAAATGTCTAGTGTGCAACAATCTGCTCATGCTAGCAGGTGCATTTGTCATGGGCTTCAGTAAGACAGCCAAGTCCTTTGAAATGATTCTGATTGGACGCTTACTATGCGGCATCAGTGCAG GTTTATGTATTTCTCTACATCCTCAATATGCTGGAGAGATTTCCCCCAAGAAGCTGCGTGGATTTGCAAATTCTACTATCCCTCTTTTTGGGGCACTGGGAAAAACCCTTGGGCAAATTATGGGACAAAG GGAGTATTTAGGAACTGAGTCATTGTGGCCGTTACTGATGGCCTCCTGTGGAATTGCAGCATTGGTCCAGCTGGTCACTCTGCCGTTCTTTCCTGAGTCTCCGCCCTACCTCCTGATGCATAAAGGAGATAAGGAAGGTTGCCTGAAAG CCATGAAGCAGTTCTGGGGTGAAGGGACTCATCAAGCAGAGATTGATGACATGATGAAGGAAAAGGCTACAATGAAAAGCACCAAGATTCTCAGTGTCTTGGAGCTAATGAAAGAAGCATCCTTGCGTTGGCAGTTGTATaccataattattattataggtACCCTGCAGATTTGTGGCATCAATACA ATCTATGTTTATGCTTTTGAAGTGCTCCATGTGGCTGGGTTTGATGAAGACATCATCCGCTACATGTCACTGAGTGTTAGTCTATGTGAACTCCTCTCTTCTATACTCTGC AGCATCATCATTGAGCACTTTGGCAGAAAGAGGCTGCTTTGCGGGGGCTATGGGATAATGGCTTTAATACTGACTGGCCTCACAGTAACTCTTGCCCTGCAG GACTGGTTCTTCTGGATGCCATATTGCAGCCTCTGTCTTATTTTGTTGTATGTGATCTTCTTTGGAATTGGGCCAG CTGGAGCCACAATATCCATTAGGGTTGAAATCTTTGACCAATCATCCAGACCATCTGCCTTTGTGATTGGTGCGGCCCTCAACTGGGTTGGAATCTTTGTCATTTGGATGATTTTCCCATTCATTGTG gagaGTCTTGGTCAGTTCTTCTTCCTCATCTTTATGGGGGTTCTTGTCACTTCCGGGATCTTTATCTACCTGTTGCTTCCAGAAACAAAAGGAAAGTCTATCACTGAAATCCAAGAGGAATTCAATAAGTTAAATTTTAGGAAGAAATATGTCCCAGCCATGGAGAAGAACATCAGTGAAGATTATACTTTCTGCACTCCGCTCTGA